A genomic segment from Paramixta manurensis encodes:
- the mog gene encoding molybdopterin adenylyltransferase, translated as MNILRIGLVSVSDRAANGIYQDEGIPALQAWLEQALTTPFEIETRLVPDEQPMIEQALCELVDERFCQLVLTTGGTGPARRDVTPDATLAVADREMPGFGEQMRQISLNFVPTAILSRQVGVIRKQSLILNLPGQPKSIKETLEGLKDAEGATRVAGIFASVPYCIQLLEGPYIETDDQVVAAFRPKSARRPPQA; from the coding sequence ATGAATATATTACGTATAGGATTAGTTTCCGTTTCTGACCGCGCCGCGAATGGGATTTATCAGGATGAAGGTATTCCTGCCTTACAGGCGTGGTTAGAACAGGCGTTGACCACGCCGTTTGAGATTGAAACGCGTCTGGTTCCCGATGAGCAGCCGATGATTGAACAAGCCTTGTGTGAGTTGGTTGACGAGCGTTTCTGTCAGTTAGTGCTGACCACTGGCGGAACCGGGCCAGCACGGCGAGATGTTACGCCCGATGCCACCTTAGCGGTGGCCGATCGTGAAATGCCGGGTTTTGGCGAGCAGATGCGGCAAATCAGCCTCAATTTTGTGCCAACCGCCATTCTTTCACGCCAGGTCGGCGTTATCCGCAAGCAGTCGCTAATTCTCAATTTGCCCGGCCAACCTAAATCAATCAAAGAAACGCTGGAAGGTTTGAAAGATGCCGAAGGCGCAACGCGAGTTGCGGGGATTTTCGCCAGCGTGCCTTATTGCATCCAATTGTTGGAGGGGCCCTATATCGAGACTGATGACCAGGTTGTCGCCGCGTTCCGTCCGAAAAGTGCCCGTCGCCCGCCACAAGCGTAA